The DNA segment GGCTGAAGAAGTATGACCATAAATTTTTTGTTAAGCCAGAGCCAAGGGTCAACATCAGTTATCTCCCCACAGCAAACCAGCGTTTTTTTGTAACTTACAACCTCAATTATCAATACCTGCAACTGATCCAGAACAGTACACTGGCCTTTTCTTCACTTGAACCATGGGTGCCGGCATCGGCAAATATCAAGCCGCAACGCTCCAATCATTTTGCACTGGGCTATCGCTACTCTCCGGCCAATTATCTCTTTTCCATCAGTGTTTACTATAAGAAACTGGACAATCAGCTGGACCTGATAGGTCATGCGCAGATCATCAGGAATCCTGAAGTGAGAGATCAGCTCAGGGCAGGTACATCCAACGCTTATGGAGTAGAAGTGGAGATGAATAAAACTGCAGGTAAATTTTCAGGGACTTTAGCTTACAGCTATTCCAGGGTATACCGGAAAATCTCCGATATTAATTTCGGAGAACGGTTTGTAGCCAATTATGATATCCCCCATGAACTAAAACTAACGGCCAGGTACGAGTTTAACAACAGCCTCTCCGTCCAGTCGTTCTTTACCTATTCTACCGGCAGACCGCTTACCTTGCCCGTGGGCTATTATCAGCATGATGGCTTAAATGTGCCGATTTTTGAAGGAAGAAATACTTCCCGTTTCCCCGATTTTAGCCGCCTGGATGTTTCGGCCCAGTACCGCTTACAAAGCCACTTATCGGGGCGCCGCTCCCTGCAGCATACCATTTCAATAGGTGCATATAATTTATATAACCGAAAAAATCCCTTATATTACCATTTAAACTCCTCTTCGTTTGAGTCGAAGGGAAGTACAATTGAATATGGGTTCGGTTTTTATCCCTGGGTTGCCTATAGCTTTAAAATTTAATATGAAGGGTTTCAGGAATTATTTGGCTGTGCTGCTGTGTTTGCTGGTTCTTGCCGGTTGCAAGAAGATTGCAATGGATGATTCGTTCTTAAAACCCCGCAGGGTTTACGACCTGGCAGTTGAAGGAGGTTTTAATACCCTTGGCACAGCGCAGTACATCAGGCTGACCAAGCCGGCCTTGCATCCGGATTCTATACCAAAACCTATCGTAAAAGCCTCTGTTGTGGTGAATGATGGAAAAACAGATATTGTGTTCAGGGAAACCACTACACCCGGGGTTTATCAGGGCACCAACAGAAATGACCCTAACTATAACAATGCCTATACTTTAACCATTAAATACAACGGTAAAACCTATACAGCCGTAGATACACTAAGGCAGGTAGTGAATATTGTAGACGATTTTCTACCATTGTCTACCCACCTGCAAGCCGATAAGACCATACAGGGAACTATTCCTAAACATACATTTGGGTACCTTAATCCCAACAAATGGTTCATTGCTTACCAGGATATCCCTTTGTGGAACCCTGCAAAATTTGATCAGACCAAATACTATAGCTATACGCATCTTCTGGGCTCACCAAATTCGCTGTATCCGCTGAATAACCTCAAAAGGACCTTCACAGTAGGCCAGGAAGATTTTATCACCATTTATAAGATCTCACTTTCAGAAAATTATGCCCGGTATCTATATTCTGTATTTATGGAAACCGACTGGAGCGGGTTATTTTCCAGTGTACCGGTTAATGTGGAAGGTAATATATCGGGTAATGCACAGGGATATTTTTCTGTAAGTGATGTAGATGCCAGGCGATACAAGGCCAAAGAACTGTAGATTTAAACTTTGTGGCCCTGGTGTTGTTATTATTTTATAATTTAATCGCATGACAGATCATAAATCCGGAAAAAATAAAGTTTGGAAATGGATAGCAGGTATTTTAGCTGTACTCATTATTGCGGGGACAGGAACTGCCTTGTACCTGAATGCAAAATGGAAACCCATCCTATCACAGAAATTAAAAGATGCGGTCTTTAACCGTAGTTATAAACTGTATAAGCTTGATTTTAATGACATCAGCTTTAACCTGCTTACAGGAAGTGCTGCACTACATGAAGTGTCGCTAAGCCCCGACACGGCCGTTTACCGTCAACTGAAAGCCCTGGGCCTTGCCCCGGCAAATATTTTTCAGGTAAAGCTGAAAAAACTGCAGTTAAACAGGATTGCACTT comes from the Pedobacter heparinus DSM 2366 genome and includes:
- a CDS encoding DUF4249 family protein, whose translation is MKGFRNYLAVLLCLLVLAGCKKIAMDDSFLKPRRVYDLAVEGGFNTLGTAQYIRLTKPALHPDSIPKPIVKASVVVNDGKTDIVFRETTTPGVYQGTNRNDPNYNNAYTLTIKYNGKTYTAVDTLRQVVNIVDDFLPLSTHLQADKTIQGTIPKHTFGYLNPNKWFIAYQDIPLWNPAKFDQTKYYSYTHLLGSPNSLYPLNNLKRTFTVGQEDFITIYKISLSENYARYLYSVFMETDWSGLFSSVPVNVEGNISGNAQGYFSVSDVDARRYKAKEL